A genomic stretch from Mycobacterium malmoense includes:
- a CDS encoding glycoside hydrolase family 16 protein gives MPEMDRRRMMLTAGIGVLAATLPIPEASAYPTRPDAPSGRTPPPAAPSGQAGSYIFQDEFDGPAGSAPDPSKWTVARAREQIKDPTYWERPENIGQYRDDRQNVFLDGKSNLVLRAAKDGPTYYSGKVQSNWRGGVGHIWEARIKLDCLTPGSWPAYWLGNEDQGEIDVVEWYGNGNWPSATTVHAKANGGEWKTHNVAVDSAWHTWRCQWDEAGIRFWKDYVDGAQPYFDVPASSLPDWPFNGPGYTVFPVFNLAVAGSGGGDPGRGTYPASMLVDWIRVW, from the coding sequence ATGCCGGAGATGGATCGTCGCCGCATGATGTTAACGGCAGGGATCGGCGTGCTCGCGGCCACGCTCCCCATCCCTGAGGCCAGCGCTTACCCAACCCGACCCGATGCGCCGTCGGGCCGGACGCCACCGCCCGCGGCGCCCAGCGGCCAAGCCGGAAGCTACATCTTCCAGGACGAGTTCGACGGGCCGGCCGGCTCGGCGCCCGATCCGTCGAAGTGGACGGTGGCCCGAGCCCGCGAGCAAATCAAGGATCCGACGTATTGGGAGCGGCCCGAGAACATCGGGCAGTACCGCGACGATCGCCAAAACGTCTTCCTCGACGGCAAGTCCAACCTCGTCCTGCGCGCCGCCAAAGACGGCCCCACGTACTACAGCGGCAAGGTGCAGAGCAACTGGCGCGGCGGTGTCGGCCACATCTGGGAAGCCCGGATCAAGCTCGACTGCCTGACCCCCGGTAGCTGGCCCGCCTACTGGCTGGGCAACGAGGATCAGGGCGAGATCGACGTGGTCGAGTGGTATGGCAACGGCAACTGGCCGTCGGCCACCACCGTCCACGCGAAAGCAAACGGCGGCGAATGGAAGACCCACAACGTCGCCGTCGACAGCGCCTGGCACACCTGGCGATGCCAGTGGGACGAGGCCGGCATCCGATTCTGGAAGGACTACGTTGACGGCGCGCAGCCGTACTTCGACGTTCCGGCGAGTTCCCTACCGGACTGGCCCTTCAACGGTCCCGGCTACACCGTTTTTCCGGTCTTCAATCTTGCGGTTGCCGGTTCCGGTGGCGGCGATCCCGGGCGGGGGACCTATCCCGCGAGCATGCTCGTCGACTGGATACGCGTCTGGTAA
- a CDS encoding amino acid permease, which produces MRDDVATPDSVVPQLHRGLSNRHIQLIAIGGAIGTGLFMGSGRTISQAGPAVLVVYGIIGFFMFFVLRAMGELLLSNLNYKSFVDFAADLLGPAAGFFVGWSYWFAWIVTGVAEVVAIAGYAKFWWPDLPAWLPALVTSGLILAFNLFSVRNFGETEFWFALIKLVAIVCIIVVGAILLATNFVSPQGDRATIENLWNDGGFFATGFMGVVGGFQIALFAFVGVELVGTAAAETADPRRALPRAINAVPLRVAIFYIGALLAILTVVPWRQFAGGESPFVTMFSLAGLAAAASIVNFVVITAAASSANSGVFSTGRMLFGLADEGSAPAGFRRLNHGGVPAPALFLSAALLLASIPLLYVDGSVMGAFTLLTTVSALLFMFVWATIVVSYLVYRRRHAQRHADSAYKMPGGPAMCWVILAFFAFVVWTLCTERETAIALAWFPLWFVVLAAGWLVVRRRPGRAERYRRFKAEMNRPIDANTKTTAPAS; this is translated from the coding sequence ATGCGCGACGATGTCGCCACTCCCGATTCCGTTGTGCCGCAACTGCATAGGGGCCTGTCTAACCGCCATATCCAGTTGATCGCGATCGGGGGCGCGATCGGCACCGGCCTGTTCATGGGGTCCGGGCGAACGATCTCGCAGGCCGGCCCGGCGGTGTTGGTGGTGTACGGGATCATCGGGTTCTTCATGTTCTTCGTGCTGCGTGCGATGGGCGAACTGCTGTTGTCGAACCTGAATTACAAGTCGTTCGTCGACTTCGCGGCCGATCTCTTGGGTCCCGCGGCGGGCTTTTTCGTGGGGTGGTCGTACTGGTTTGCCTGGATCGTCACCGGTGTCGCGGAAGTCGTCGCGATCGCCGGCTACGCGAAGTTCTGGTGGCCCGACCTGCCGGCATGGCTGCCGGCGCTCGTCACGAGCGGTCTGATCCTCGCGTTCAACTTGTTCAGCGTCCGCAACTTCGGCGAGACCGAGTTCTGGTTCGCCTTGATCAAGCTCGTCGCGATCGTGTGCATTATCGTCGTCGGCGCGATTCTTCTGGCGACCAACTTCGTTTCCCCACAGGGCGATCGGGCGACGATCGAGAACCTCTGGAACGACGGCGGATTCTTCGCGACGGGGTTCATGGGCGTGGTCGGCGGGTTCCAGATCGCGTTGTTTGCCTTCGTCGGTGTCGAGCTCGTCGGCACCGCGGCGGCCGAGACCGCCGACCCGCGCCGCGCCCTGCCCCGCGCGATCAATGCCGTCCCCTTGCGGGTGGCGATCTTCTACATCGGTGCGTTGCTGGCGATCCTCACCGTCGTCCCGTGGCGGCAGTTCGCCGGCGGCGAGTCCCCATTCGTGACGATGTTCTCCCTGGCGGGACTTGCCGCCGCGGCGTCGATCGTCAACTTCGTCGTGATCACCGCGGCCGCCTCGTCCGCCAACTCCGGGGTGTTCTCCACCGGCCGCATGCTTTTCGGCCTGGCCGACGAGGGGAGCGCTCCGGCGGGCTTCCGCCGACTGAACCACGGCGGCGTGCCGGCGCCCGCTTTATTTCTCTCCGCCGCGCTGCTGCTGGCCTCCATTCCGCTGCTCTACGTTGACGGTTCGGTGATGGGCGCTTTCACGCTGCTGACGACCGTTTCAGCGCTGCTGTTCATGTTCGTGTGGGCGACGATTGTCGTCAGCTATCTCGTCTATCGCCGCCGGCACGCGCAGCGTCATGCCGACTCGGCCTACAAGATGCCCGGTGGCCCGGCGATGTGCTGGGTCATCCTCGCCTTCTTCGCGTTCGTCGTGTGGACGCTGTGCACGGAAAGGGAAACCGCGATCGCTTTGGCATGGTTCCCGCTATGGTTCGTGGTCCTTGCGGCCGGTTGGCTGGTCGTGCGGCGCCGGCCCGGCCGCGCCGAGCGGTATCGCCGGTTCAAGGCCGAGATGAACCGCCCAATCGACGCAAACACCAAGACAACGGCACCCGCGTCGTGA
- a CDS encoding class I SAM-dependent methyltransferase, with amino-acid sequence MTGVHQRAIATMPRGGPDASWLDRRFETDALEYLDRDDVPDEVKQKVIGMLDRLGTLTNQHEKYARTALKVVADIPNPRILELGAGHGKLSAQILKLHPTATVTVSDLDPTSVANIAAGELGNHPRARTQMIDATAIDAADHSYDLVVFAMAFHHLPPAVACRAIAEATRVGKRFLIIDLKRQSPLAMMLFPVLALPMNLFLLPWSWLGPGLHDGVISTLRAYSPSALTALGRAADPEMRIEFLPPPTRLGPPPITVVFSRPREDDRG; translated from the coding sequence ATGACCGGTGTGCACCAGCGGGCTATCGCGACGATGCCGAGGGGTGGCCCCGACGCATCGTGGCTGGATCGTCGATTCGAGACGGATGCGCTGGAATACCTCGACCGCGATGACGTGCCGGACGAGGTCAAGCAGAAGGTCATCGGGATGCTCGACCGGTTGGGCACACTGACCAATCAGCATGAGAAGTACGCACGCACGGCGCTGAAAGTCGTTGCCGACATCCCCAATCCGCGCATCCTGGAACTGGGTGCCGGCCACGGCAAGCTCTCGGCGCAGATCCTCAAGCTCCATCCGACGGCTACCGTGACCGTCAGCGACCTGGACCCGACCTCGGTGGCCAACATCGCCGCAGGGGAACTGGGAAACCACCCGCGGGCGCGCACCCAGATGATCGACGCCACCGCAATCGATGCCGCCGATCACAGCTACGACCTAGTGGTCTTCGCGATGGCGTTTCACCACCTCCCGCCGGCGGTCGCCTGTCGCGCCATCGCCGAGGCCACCCGCGTGGGCAAGCGGTTCCTCATCATCGACCTCAAACGACAGAGCCCGTTGGCCATGATGCTGTTTCCGGTGTTAGCTCTGCCGATGAACCTGTTCCTTTTGCCCTGGTCGTGGCTTGGGCCGGGCCTGCACGACGGCGTCATCAGCACGCTGCGCGCCTACAGCCCGTCGGCGCTAACGGCACTTGGCCGCGCCGCCGATCCGGAGATGCGCATCGAGTTCCTGCCCCCGCCGACGCGGCTCGGTCCGCCCCCAATAACCGTCGTGTTCTCCCGGCCGAGGGAAGACGACCGTGGCTAA
- a CDS encoding cutinase family protein → MRALLSRRSVDVGLAAFVIAAALTLTAVMLPPGTPGAARSAAAANCPQVEVVFARGRKESPGTGVLGNAFINALESKVSGKSFGTYAVKYPADTEVDVGANDMSRHIQYMVDNCPNTRLVLGGYSLGAAVTDVVLAVPFNALGFDSPLPEGTDQHIAAVALFGNGSQWVGPITNFNPIYNDRTIELCHGDDPVCNPADPNTWHDNWPQHLASAYIQAGMANQAADFVAGKL, encoded by the coding sequence GTGCGCGCTTTACTTTCCCGTAGATCGGTTGACGTTGGCCTGGCGGCGTTCGTGATCGCGGCGGCCCTGACCTTGACTGCCGTGATGCTGCCGCCCGGGACGCCGGGGGCCGCGCGGTCGGCGGCCGCCGCGAACTGTCCCCAGGTCGAGGTGGTGTTCGCCCGCGGCCGAAAGGAATCACCGGGGACCGGCGTGCTCGGCAATGCCTTCATCAACGCGCTCGAATCCAAGGTCAGCGGGAAGAGTTTCGGCACCTATGCCGTGAAGTACCCGGCCGACACGGAGGTCGACGTCGGGGCCAACGACATGAGCCGGCACATCCAGTACATGGTCGACAACTGCCCCAACACCCGGCTGGTGCTGGGCGGCTACTCGCTGGGTGCGGCCGTCACCGACGTCGTACTCGCGGTGCCCTTCAACGCTTTAGGTTTCGACAGTCCCCTCCCTGAGGGCACCGATCAGCACATCGCCGCCGTCGCCTTGTTCGGCAACGGAAGCCAGTGGGTGGGTCCGATCACGAACTTCAACCCGATCTACAACGACAGGACCATCGAGTTGTGCCACGGCGACGATCCCGTGTGCAACCCCGCCGACCCGAACACCTGGCACGACAACTGGCCCCAACATCTCGCTAGTGCGTACATCCAGGCCGGCATGGCAAACCAGGCCGCCGACTTTGTCGCCGGCAAGCTATAG
- a CDS encoding glycosyltransferase family 4 protein, with amino-acid sequence MRIALLSYRSKDHCGGQGVYVRHLSRGLVELGHDVEVFSGQPYPELLDPRVRLTKVPSLDLYREPDPFRVPHPSEIRDSIDLLELLTVWTAGFPEPRTFTLRVARLLADRVNDFDLVHDNQSLGTGLLAIAGTGLPVVATVHHPITRDRVLDVAAARWWRKPLVHRWYGFSKMQEQVARRIPDLLTVSSSSAADIVADFGVSPDQLHVVPLGVNTELFKPGSRPRHPGRVIAIASADTPLKGVRTLLQAIARLRTSRDLELRLVAKVEPNGPTHKLIAELGISDIVHITSGLSDAELAALFASAEVACIPSLYEGFSLPAVEAMASGTPIVASRVGALPEVLGTDGACAELVPAADVDALTRALGELLDLPDKRRSMGKAGRDRALNVFSWEAVAAQTVGVYERAIARC; translated from the coding sequence ATGCGTATCGCCCTGCTGTCCTATCGCAGTAAGGATCATTGCGGCGGACAGGGCGTCTATGTGCGCCATCTCAGCCGTGGCCTGGTCGAACTCGGCCATGACGTCGAAGTCTTCTCCGGCCAGCCCTATCCGGAACTGCTCGATCCGCGGGTGCGATTGACCAAAGTGCCCAGCCTGGATCTCTACCGCGAGCCTGACCCGTTCCGGGTGCCGCATCCGAGCGAGATTCGCGACTCGATCGACCTGTTGGAACTGCTGACGGTGTGGACGGCGGGCTTTCCCGAGCCGCGAACGTTCACGCTTCGCGTCGCCCGGTTGCTGGCCGACCGGGTGAACGATTTCGACCTCGTCCACGACAACCAGAGCCTGGGAACCGGACTGCTCGCCATCGCCGGCACGGGGCTACCGGTGGTGGCCACCGTGCATCACCCCATCACCCGCGACCGGGTGCTCGACGTCGCGGCCGCACGGTGGTGGCGAAAACCGTTGGTGCACCGTTGGTATGGCTTCTCCAAGATGCAGGAACAGGTGGCGCGCCGGATCCCGGACCTGTTGACGGTGTCGTCGTCGTCTGCCGCCGACATCGTCGCCGACTTCGGTGTCTCGCCGGATCAGCTCCACGTGGTGCCGTTGGGTGTCAACACCGAGTTGTTCAAGCCGGGATCGCGTCCGCGGCACCCCGGCCGCGTCATCGCGATCGCCAGCGCCGACACCCCGCTAAAGGGCGTCCGGACCCTGCTGCAGGCGATCGCCAGGCTGCGCACGAGCCGGGACCTCGAGTTGCGGCTCGTCGCCAAGGTGGAACCCAACGGTCCCACCCACAAACTCATCGCCGAACTCGGGATTTCCGACATCGTCCACATCACCAGCGGGCTTTCCGATGCCGAGCTGGCCGCGCTGTTCGCGTCGGCCGAGGTCGCCTGCATTCCGTCGCTCTACGAAGGGTTTTCGTTGCCCGCGGTGGAGGCCATGGCGAGCGGCACCCCGATCGTCGCCAGCCGGGTCGGCGCGCTGCCCGAAGTCCTGGGGACCGATGGCGCATGCGCCGAGCTGGTGCCGGCCGCCGACGTCGACGCGCTGACCCGTGCGCTCGGTGAGCTCCTCGACTTGCCGGACAAGCGCCGCAGCATGGGCAAGGCGGGCCGGGATCGCGCGCTCAACGTATTCAGTTGGGAAGCCGTGGCCGCGCAGACGGTGGGCGTTTACGAGCGGGCGATCGCGCGATGCTGA
- a CDS encoding class I SAM-dependent methyltransferase, whose translation MSHAHASAPERLFALAEQARGFMPADEGRALYDAALRYLDGGVGVEVGTYCGKSTLLLGAAAQQTASVLYTIDHHHGSEEHQPGWEYHDASLVDEITGLFDTLPTFRRTLDAAGLDDHVVAVVGKSPVVARGWRSPLQFLFIDGGHSEEAATQDFDGWAKWVSPGGALAIHDVFPDPRDGGRPPYHIYCRAIDSAKFREVSVTGSLRVLERIGGQPGEPIVSGRGR comes from the coding sequence ATGAGCCACGCCCACGCCAGCGCACCCGAGCGCCTGTTCGCGCTGGCCGAGCAGGCGCGCGGTTTCATGCCGGCCGACGAGGGGCGCGCCCTCTACGACGCCGCGCTGCGCTACCTCGACGGCGGTGTCGGCGTCGAGGTAGGCACCTACTGCGGCAAATCCACCCTGCTGCTTGGTGCGGCGGCCCAACAAACGGCCAGCGTGCTCTACACGATCGATCACCATCACGGCTCCGAGGAACACCAGCCCGGCTGGGAATACCACGACGCCTCTTTGGTCGACGAGATCACCGGACTGTTCGACACGCTGCCCACGTTTCGTCGCACGCTCGACGCGGCCGGGCTGGACGACCACGTCGTCGCCGTCGTGGGCAAGTCGCCGGTGGTGGCTCGGGGGTGGCGGTCGCCGCTGCAGTTCTTGTTCATCGACGGCGGCCATTCCGAGGAAGCCGCCACGCAGGACTTCGACGGATGGGCGAAGTGGGTGAGCCCCGGCGGGGCGCTGGCCATCCACGACGTGTTCCCGGACCCTCGCGACGGCGGGCGGCCGCCCTACCACATCTATTGCCGCGCAATCGATTCCGCAAAGTTCCGGGAGGTTTCGGTTACCGGCTCGCTACGGGTGCTCGAACGCATCGGTGGGCAGCCGGGCGAGCCCATCGTCAGCGGCCGGGGCCGGTAA
- a CDS encoding TetR family transcriptional regulator produces the protein MRSTTELRDEILAAARAEFAQYGLAGARIDRIARAANASKERLYAHFGDKETLFRDVVTADGAEFFRAVELRPEAVPEFVGEIFDLTQSRPEHLRMITWAQLEGFPLDRPEFDGEHAPDKAISALQLAQANGHVDPAWEPQHLLVLLFAIGLGWAHWPDPAAATTDADVVAGRRAAAVEAATRIVKTAGHP, from the coding sequence GTGAGATCGACGACAGAGCTTCGCGACGAAATACTCGCCGCGGCCCGCGCGGAGTTCGCGCAATACGGCCTCGCCGGAGCGCGCATTGACCGCATCGCCCGGGCCGCCAACGCGAGCAAGGAACGCTTGTACGCGCACTTCGGGGACAAGGAGACCCTCTTTCGGGACGTGGTCACCGCCGACGGCGCGGAGTTCTTCCGCGCCGTGGAGTTGCGTCCCGAAGCGGTTCCGGAGTTCGTTGGCGAAATCTTCGACCTGACGCAGAGCCGGCCCGAGCACCTACGAATGATCACCTGGGCTCAGTTGGAAGGTTTTCCGCTCGACAGACCGGAGTTCGACGGCGAGCATGCACCCGACAAGGCCATCTCCGCACTACAGCTGGCGCAAGCCAACGGCCATGTCGACCCCGCCTGGGAACCGCAACACTTGCTGGTTCTGCTGTTCGCGATCGGCCTTGGCTGGGCGCATTGGCCCGACCCGGCCGCGGCGACCACAGACGCGGACGTTGTCGCCGGCCGCCGCGCCGCCGCTGTCGAGGCGGCGACGCGCATCGTCAAAACCGCTGGGCACCCTTAA
- a CDS encoding RICIN domain-containing protein, whose translation MHESQLMGGMRRALVIGGAVFGVALLSVGVANAIDPVQLKSRLGNWCLDGPNGDNTATMVNPCNGSKSQLWNLNSAGQIESVAFPGACVSISNAADTTPVTLSTCQANSNNQRWNTQPNGQVTSALGPCLNVNGGVANPGTQVIAYHCIPDVADEQWDSVS comes from the coding sequence ATGCATGAATCGCAGTTGATGGGCGGTATGCGCCGGGCCCTTGTCATAGGCGGCGCAGTGTTCGGTGTCGCGCTGCTGAGCGTCGGTGTGGCGAATGCCATCGACCCGGTCCAGTTGAAGAGCCGGTTGGGCAATTGGTGCCTCGACGGCCCGAACGGCGACAACACCGCGACGATGGTCAACCCCTGCAATGGGTCGAAATCGCAGCTCTGGAACCTCAACTCCGCCGGTCAGATCGAAAGCGTGGCCTTCCCCGGGGCGTGCGTGAGCATCAGCAACGCCGCGGATACCACCCCGGTGACCCTCTCGACCTGTCAGGCCAATTCGAACAACCAGCGTTGGAATACCCAGCCCAACGGCCAGGTCACGAGCGCCCTTGGTCCGTGTCTCAACGTTAACGGCGGCGTGGCAAACCCCGGAACTCAGGTGATCGCCTACCACTGCATCCCCGATGTGGCCGACGAGCAGTGGGATAGCGTTTCGTGA
- a CDS encoding GMC family oxidoreductase produces the protein MLEPRYDVVVCGAGSSGSVIAGRLAENPDVKVLLLEAGGTDDVPSVTEASRWPSNLGSERDWGFVSEPDPRLRGRSIPFSMGKVLGGGSSINLMVWARGHRSDWDHFASESGEPAWGYGPVLDLYRRIEDWQGIGEPNHRGRGGPVFVQPAPNAHPVATAALEAARAIGIPTYQSPNGRLMEDTRGAAIADLRWRDGKRLSVFRTYTAPHLPKPNLTVLPHALVTRVLFQGNRAVGVEVVHGGAVHRVAADAEVVLSLGAIHTPKVLMQSGVGDEDELRRAGVTVRQHLPGVGRNFQDHFGFDCVWEFPEDLRGSTQVPATLFWDSGAADIRGPDLFACLGPFPKATSENVAKYGLPQNSWILFGSPTHPSSRGRLRLSGPDPADPIRIEANALSDADDLKAAIACVETLREIGNSAKLRPFVTREVMPGNLSGAELDAYLRDAVTTYWHESGTAKMGRDALSVVDGHLKVYGSENLRVADASIMPRITSANTMAPCVVIGERAAQFIKAEHRF, from the coding sequence GTGTTGGAGCCGCGTTACGACGTCGTCGTGTGTGGGGCCGGGTCGTCGGGATCGGTGATCGCCGGCCGATTGGCGGAAAACCCTGACGTGAAGGTCTTGCTTTTGGAGGCCGGCGGCACCGATGACGTCCCCAGCGTGACCGAGGCAAGCCGGTGGCCGTCGAATCTCGGGAGCGAACGCGACTGGGGTTTCGTCTCCGAGCCGGACCCTCGGCTCCGTGGGCGCTCGATCCCGTTCTCGATGGGCAAAGTGCTCGGCGGCGGATCAAGCATCAATTTGATGGTGTGGGCGCGCGGGCACCGCAGCGACTGGGACCACTTCGCATCCGAATCCGGTGAACCGGCCTGGGGCTACGGGCCGGTGCTGGATCTGTACCGGCGCATCGAGGATTGGCAGGGCATCGGTGAGCCGAATCATCGGGGCAGGGGCGGACCGGTGTTCGTGCAGCCGGCGCCCAACGCGCATCCGGTGGCCACGGCGGCGTTGGAGGCGGCCAGGGCAATAGGGATTCCCACCTACCAGAGTCCCAACGGCCGCCTGATGGAGGACACCCGCGGTGCCGCCATCGCCGACCTGCGCTGGCGCGACGGGAAACGCCTGTCGGTGTTTCGCACCTACACCGCGCCGCATCTGCCCAAGCCGAACCTGACGGTTTTGCCGCACGCACTGGTCACCCGGGTGCTTTTCCAGGGCAACCGCGCCGTCGGCGTCGAGGTCGTCCACGGCGGCGCGGTGCATCGAGTGGCTGCCGACGCCGAGGTCGTGCTGTCGCTCGGCGCAATCCACACGCCCAAGGTGCTGATGCAGTCCGGGGTCGGAGACGAAGACGAATTGCGGCGCGCCGGAGTCACGGTCCGCCAGCACCTGCCCGGGGTCGGCCGCAACTTCCAGGACCACTTCGGGTTCGATTGCGTGTGGGAATTCCCCGAGGATCTGCGCGGCAGCACACAGGTGCCGGCGACGCTGTTCTGGGACTCCGGAGCGGCGGACATCAGGGGACCGGATTTGTTCGCGTGTTTGGGGCCGTTTCCCAAGGCCACTTCGGAGAACGTCGCGAAATATGGCTTGCCACAGAACAGTTGGATCCTGTTTGGCTCACCGACACACCCCAGTAGCCGCGGCCGGTTGCGGTTGTCGGGCCCCGATCCCGCCGACCCGATTCGGATCGAAGCCAACGCGCTGTCGGACGCCGACGATCTCAAGGCCGCGATCGCCTGCGTCGAGACCCTGCGCGAGATCGGCAACTCGGCGAAGCTTCGCCCGTTCGTCACGCGCGAGGTCATGCCGGGCAACCTGTCGGGCGCTGAGCTGGACGCGTATCTGCGCGATGCCGTCACCACCTACTGGCATGAATCCGGGACGGCGAAGATGGGCCGCGACGCCCTGTCGGTGGTCGACGGGCATCTGAAGGTCTACGGCAGCGAAAACCTGCGCGTGGCGGACGCATCGATCATGCCGCGCATCACGAGCGCGAACACCATGGCCCCCTGCGTCGTGATCGGCGAGCGCGCCGCGCAATTCATCAAAGCCGAACACCGGTTCTAA
- a CDS encoding prenyltransferase: protein MHRSNPPAVPGVLSPEQCRQTALSIAAAQESSGAIPWFEGGHTDPWDHVECAMALTAARLLEPARAAFDWSRRTQRPDGSWPLQVREGVVEDANSDSNFCAYIATGVWHHLLITGDKSFAARMWPVVHRAIDFVIDLQTGYGEICWARSEAGPVPEALMTGCASVFHSVRCALALAALAGEPQPEWELALGRLGHAIAAHPDAFTEKDRYSMDWYYPILGGALRGPAAAARIKRRWDDFVVSGLGIRCVDDRPWVTGAETCELVMALDAIGHRSAAHRQFAAMQHLREEDGSYWTGLVFADGKRWPEERTTWTGAAMILAADALSDTTAGSGIFRGDGLPMGLQSDFDCECVVTGPGR, encoded by the coding sequence TTGCATCGGTCTAACCCACCGGCGGTTCCGGGTGTGCTTAGTCCCGAGCAATGCCGACAGACCGCGCTGTCCATCGCCGCCGCACAGGAATCGTCGGGCGCCATCCCCTGGTTCGAGGGCGGCCATACCGATCCGTGGGATCACGTGGAATGCGCGATGGCGCTCACCGCGGCCAGACTGCTGGAGCCGGCCCGGGCCGCGTTCGACTGGAGCCGCCGCACGCAGCGGCCCGACGGCTCCTGGCCCCTCCAGGTCCGCGAGGGGGTTGTCGAAGACGCCAACAGCGACAGCAACTTCTGCGCGTACATCGCCACCGGTGTCTGGCACCACCTGCTGATCACCGGGGACAAGTCCTTCGCCGCCCGGATGTGGCCGGTGGTGCACAGGGCGATCGATTTCGTCATCGACCTGCAGACCGGCTATGGCGAGATCTGTTGGGCCCGAAGCGAAGCCGGGCCCGTCCCAGAGGCGCTGATGACGGGATGCGCCAGCGTGTTCCACAGTGTCCGTTGCGCGCTCGCGCTGGCCGCCCTCGCCGGGGAACCCCAGCCGGAATGGGAACTGGCGTTGGGCCGGCTCGGCCACGCGATCGCCGCGCATCCGGACGCCTTCACCGAAAAAGACCGCTACTCGATGGACTGGTACTACCCCATCCTCGGTGGCGCGCTGCGGGGCCCGGCGGCCGCGGCGCGAATCAAGCGGCGCTGGGACGACTTCGTGGTCAGCGGCCTCGGCATCCGCTGTGTCGACGACCGACCCTGGGTGACGGGAGCCGAGACGTGCGAACTGGTGATGGCGCTCGATGCCATCGGCCACCGGTCGGCCGCGCATCGGCAATTCGCGGCGATGCAGCACCTGCGAGAAGAGGACGGCTCGTATTGGACGGGCCTGGTGTTCGCCGATGGAAAGCGGTGGCCCGAGGAGCGCACCACCTGGACCGGGGCGGCGATGATTCTGGCGGCCGACGCGTTGTCGGATACCACCGCGGGCAGTGGGATCTTCCGCGGCGACGGGCTGCCGATGGGGTTGCAGTCCGACTTCGATTGCGAATGCGTGGTTACCGGCCCCGGCCGCTGA
- a CDS encoding class I SAM-dependent methyltransferase codes for MLTVDFGRLGIGPSVRVIDVGCGAGRHAFEAYRRGADVVAFDRDASELRSVDTILRAMAETGEAPAAASAKVVLGDALSLPYADETFDCVIASEILEHVPQDDAAITELIRVLKVGGTLAVSVPRWLPERLCWLLSEEYHSNEGGHVRIYRASELRDKITSGGMELTHAHHAHALHSPFWWLKCAVGVSNTDHPAVTAYHKLLVWDLMRRPKITQLAESLLNPLVGKSVAMYFTKRRATKSQATLGHSVASV; via the coding sequence ATGCTGACAGTCGATTTCGGCCGGCTCGGCATCGGGCCGTCCGTCAGGGTGATCGACGTGGGTTGCGGGGCCGGCCGGCACGCGTTCGAAGCCTATCGGCGCGGCGCCGACGTCGTCGCCTTCGACCGCGATGCGTCCGAACTGCGTTCCGTCGACACCATTCTGCGTGCGATGGCCGAGACCGGCGAGGCGCCCGCGGCGGCGTCGGCGAAGGTGGTTCTCGGCGACGCGTTGAGCTTGCCGTACGCCGACGAGACGTTCGACTGCGTCATCGCCTCGGAAATTTTGGAACACGTCCCACAGGACGACGCCGCCATCACCGAACTGATCAGGGTTCTCAAAGTCGGTGGCACGCTGGCGGTCAGCGTGCCGCGATGGCTGCCCGAGCGGCTGTGCTGGCTCCTTTCCGAGGAATACCACAGCAACGAAGGCGGCCACGTGCGCATCTACCGGGCTAGCGAATTGCGGGACAAGATCACCAGCGGCGGAATGGAATTGACGCACGCCCACCACGCGCATGCGCTGCATTCGCCGTTCTGGTGGCTGAAATGCGCCGTGGGCGTGTCCAATACCGATCACCCCGCGGTGACCGCATACCACAAACTCCTGGTGTGGGACCTGATGCGGCGGCCGAAGATAACCCAGCTGGCGGAGTCGCTGCTCAATCCGCTGGTGGGCAAGAGCGTGGCGATGTATTTCACCAAGCGGCGGGCCACGAAAAGCCAAGCAACCCTGGGGCATTCAGTTGCATCGGTCTAA